One segment of Streptomyces sp. NBC_01463 DNA contains the following:
- a CDS encoding ATP/GTP-binding protein produces MDSVVSESALFAPRQPGPKDQADEALQAWQLDHTRAPIATKIVVAGGFGVGKTTFVGSVSEITPLKTEAMMTQASEETDDLTATPDKVTTTVAMDFGRLTLDDDLVLYVFGTPGQQRFWFMWDDLVRGAIGAVVMADTRRLADCFPALDYFESCGLPYIVAVNHFEGTPGFEADDVREALTVPPHVPVVIMDARNRITVVESLLALVGHALDATPA; encoded by the coding sequence ATGGACTCCGTCGTCTCTGAGTCGGCGCTGTTCGCCCCTCGCCAGCCGGGCCCCAAGGACCAGGCCGACGAAGCGCTGCAGGCCTGGCAGCTCGACCACACCCGGGCGCCGATCGCCACGAAGATAGTCGTCGCGGGCGGCTTCGGCGTGGGCAAGACCACCTTCGTGGGCTCGGTCTCCGAGATCACCCCGCTGAAGACCGAAGCGATGATGACCCAGGCGAGCGAGGAGACCGACGACCTCACCGCGACGCCCGACAAGGTCACCACGACCGTAGCCATGGACTTCGGCCGGCTGACCCTCGACGACGACCTGGTGCTGTACGTCTTCGGCACACCCGGCCAGCAGCGCTTCTGGTTCATGTGGGACGACCTGGTGCGCGGCGCGATCGGCGCGGTCGTGATGGCCGACACCCGCCGGCTCGCCGACTGCTTCCCCGCCCTCGACTACTTCGAGAGCTGCGGCCTGCCGTACATCGTGGCCGTCAACCACTTCGAGGGAACGCCCGGGTTCGAGGCCGATGACGTCCGGGAGGCCCTGACGGTCCCTCCGCACGTGCCTGTTGTGATCATGGACGCGCGTAACAGGATCACCGTCGTCGAGTCGCTGCTGGCCCTGGTGGGCCATGCACTCGACGCCACCCCGGCATAG
- a CDS encoding lysozyme, translated as MPVHRSGSKTARRSRFAAAGTLLAALSLLVALPGAAGAATGDPTHPARGTATMGMGVIAHDGQGGLPTSRAVQTEGVDVSGHQNAVNWSALWSSGVKWAYVKASEGTYYTNEDFTQQYNGSYNVGMIRGSYHFATPDTTSGAVQANYFVDHGGGWSKDGRTLPGVLDIEWNPYGAQCYGKTAAGMVSWIRDFVNTYKARTGRDAVIYTATSWWQSCTGNSASFGTTNPLWVARYNTTVGTLPAGWGFYTIWQYTSTGPTVGDHNHFNGALDRVQALANG; from the coding sequence ATGCCCGTGCACAGATCCGGCTCCAAGACAGCTCGCCGCTCGCGCTTCGCCGCAGCGGGAACTCTGCTCGCAGCTCTCTCCCTCCTCGTCGCCCTGCCCGGCGCCGCGGGCGCGGCCACCGGAGACCCCACGCACCCCGCCCGGGGCACGGCCACGATGGGCATGGGCGTCATCGCCCACGACGGCCAGGGCGGACTGCCCACCAGCCGTGCGGTCCAGACCGAGGGCGTGGACGTCAGCGGTCACCAGAACGCCGTGAACTGGTCGGCGCTCTGGAGCAGCGGCGTCAAGTGGGCCTACGTCAAGGCCTCGGAGGGCACGTACTACACGAACGAGGACTTCACCCAGCAGTACAACGGCTCGTACAACGTCGGGATGATCCGCGGCTCGTACCACTTCGCCACCCCGGACACCACGAGCGGCGCCGTCCAGGCCAACTACTTCGTGGACCACGGCGGCGGCTGGTCCAAGGACGGCAGGACGCTGCCGGGCGTCCTCGACATCGAGTGGAATCCGTACGGGGCGCAGTGCTACGGCAAGACCGCGGCCGGGATGGTCTCCTGGATCCGCGACTTCGTGAACACCTACAAGGCGCGCACCGGACGCGACGCGGTCATCTACACCGCGACCAGCTGGTGGCAGTCCTGCACGGGCAACAGCGCGAGCTTCGGCACCACCAACCCGCTCTGGGTGGCCCGTTACAACACCACGGTCGGCACGCTCCCGGCCGGCTGGGGCTTCTACACGATCTGGCAGTACACCTCGACCGGCCCCACGGTCGGCGACCACAACCACTTCAACGGCGCCCTCGACCGCGTACAGGCGCTGGCCAACGGCTGA
- a CDS encoding protein phosphatase 2C domain-containing protein, with product MRIELATAPGTPGRPNEDWAATVLPASGQGGGLVLLDGVTPPQGDDGCVHSVPWFTARLGGALVELSGSRRDLTLREVLAESIRRTADTHRSLCDLSHVRTPQATAVVVRWDEEEIEYLVLSDSVLLFESPVGTVGALLDDRLDRLPPGSLASEAIADARVRNKEGGFFTAAADPAVADRAVTGRTPRAEVRAVAALTDGASRWTEMFGEGDWTACFRVLHKEGPQGLIDRVRALEDADTERRHLRRSKTHDDATAVFAQL from the coding sequence ATGCGCATCGAACTCGCCACCGCCCCCGGCACTCCCGGGCGACCGAACGAGGACTGGGCCGCCACCGTCCTGCCCGCCTCCGGCCAGGGTGGGGGGCTCGTACTGCTCGACGGCGTGACCCCGCCACAGGGGGACGACGGTTGTGTGCACTCGGTCCCGTGGTTCACCGCCCGGCTGGGCGGCGCCCTGGTCGAACTGTCGGGTTCGCGGCGGGATCTGACCCTGCGGGAGGTCCTCGCGGAGTCCATCCGGCGCACCGCCGACACGCATCGTTCCCTGTGTGACCTTTCTCACGTGCGTACGCCACAGGCAACTGCCGTCGTGGTGCGTTGGGACGAGGAGGAGATCGAGTACCTGGTGCTGTCCGACTCGGTCCTGCTGTTCGAGTCGCCCGTCGGCACGGTCGGCGCCCTGCTGGACGACCGGCTCGACCGGCTGCCGCCGGGCTCCCTGGCCTCCGAGGCGATCGCCGACGCGCGGGTGCGGAACAAGGAGGGCGGCTTCTTCACCGCCGCCGCCGACCCGGCCGTGGCGGACCGCGCGGTCACGGGGCGGACGCCGCGCGCCGAGGTGCGTGCGGTGGCCGCGCTGACGGACGGGGCGAGCCGCTGGACGGAGATGTTCGGCGAGGGCGACTGGACGGCCTGCTTCCGGGTGCTCCACAAGGAGGGGCCGCAGGGGCTGATCGACCGGGTCCGGGCCCTGGAGGACGCGGACACGGAGCGTAGGCACCTGCGGCGGAGCAAGACCCATGACGACGCGACGGCGGTCTTCGCCCAGCTGTGA
- a CDS encoding roadblock/LC7 domain-containing protein has protein sequence MTAPSTFGLSTEARNLHWLLSNLVEEVPGVHSVTVVSSDGLMLLSSDPGHQSAPVTGRQDGPRGSSADLATIVSGIGSLTVGAAKLMDGGGVKQTMVAMDEGSVFVMSISDGSLLGVHATPDCDMSVIAYHMALFVGRAGHVLTPELRSELRKSMESAQ, from the coding sequence TTGACTGCGCCCAGCACATTCGGGCTGAGTACCGAGGCCCGGAACCTTCACTGGTTGCTGAGCAATCTGGTGGAGGAGGTGCCAGGGGTCCACTCGGTCACCGTCGTCTCGTCCGACGGGCTCATGCTGCTCTCCTCCGACCCCGGCCACCAGAGCGCCCCGGTGACCGGCAGGCAGGACGGCCCCCGTGGCTCCAGCGCCGACCTGGCGACCATCGTCTCCGGCATCGGCAGCCTCACCGTCGGCGCCGCGAAGCTGATGGACGGCGGCGGCGTCAAGCAGACCATGGTCGCCATGGACGAGGGCAGCGTCTTCGTCATGTCGATCAGCGACGGCTCGCTGCTCGGGGTGCACGCCACCCCCGACTGCGACATGAGCGTCATCGCCTACCACATGGCGCTCTTCGTCGGCCGTGCCGGACACGTACTCACCCCCGAACTCCGCAGTGAGCTGCGCAAATCGATGGAGAGCGCCCAGTGA
- a CDS encoding nitrate- and nitrite sensing domain-containing protein, with translation MQKKRPRSKGSKQNGSGVAPSAPAESGRTVRVRSRLVAGVAVVGITVIAAGAPAALSASSDLTESQRLVTLAELNQQAIALAHSLADERDEVTAFIAAGREGKPGGTSSAAGSRSARVDQQVDEIRDTAPADLRRDLSTIPSLRRDAVGGKGTALEAHQAYTEVISKLHDLANELADKTPPRAAEAARTPLALGRATEQASATRGLLLAALAVPRKEPAAPQTDPFTGLPVQPQDEGETKEDRTRDALSGAAQQARVGELSALASFDQSAGATARDKLATTVTGPEVNSAEKYLAGLTDRPELSESDQKTSSKKLQAALSARIDRMRGVESALGTAQVQRLGQLRDDDVTALELRIALLGGCLLIAVGVSTAVARTLTQPLAVLRIGAGRLAAEPETAEPVRYTGRNDEFAQVVRSINALHGRLHGLLHEFGGRFEKLESERGELIAGREALTLQRAELQVHTADLAAQLEKLKNTVHHTFVNLSLRTLGLVERQLGVIESLEEREQDPERLGTLFKLDHMATVMRRHSENMLVLAGAEHGHGHPGPIPLVDVLRAAVSEIERYERVTIQSLPPHAQVAGFAADDLSHLVAELLENATSFSPPDSHVQLSGWLLETGEVMLSVQDEGIGMSSVRMGELNTRLGDPSLFEAGEQSADGAGLGLQVTSLLAARHGVRVQLREQKGSGVTAVVVLPQALLPKAPPAATPPPVTAPGDAPTLNLPGSVAEANSNALPRRTLALPGDPLIAAAEQTIAEAGPATVPAAAAEVRTPAVPVPDHAPPVAPEPEPETRSAQASAPDPASFVPAESEAETTMQVRLPRVPEFDDVPEFTHAPAFGDGPEPATADGPYAIGPDRHERTADEGTGRPAAPAPVPAPEPAAPASPVADALPGPRHAEPERTTDKGLPKRTPRVVKPAAAPTAERKGSVDKEALRRRLGGFHQGAKNGRRDVEAEIAEATAPATGTTRTEHTEPAGRTDGRTGETGDTVEEARS, from the coding sequence GTGCAGAAGAAGCGGCCTCGGAGCAAGGGCAGCAAGCAGAACGGTTCCGGGGTGGCGCCTTCGGCGCCGGCTGAGAGCGGGCGCACCGTGCGCGTCCGCAGCCGGCTCGTCGCGGGCGTCGCGGTCGTCGGGATCACCGTCATAGCCGCAGGGGCGCCCGCGGCTCTGAGCGCCTCGTCCGACCTGACCGAGTCGCAGCGGCTGGTCACCCTCGCGGAGCTGAACCAGCAGGCCATCGCGCTCGCGCACTCCCTCGCCGACGAGCGCGACGAGGTCACCGCGTTCATCGCCGCCGGCCGGGAGGGCAAGCCCGGCGGGACGAGTTCCGCCGCGGGGAGCCGCAGCGCCCGCGTCGACCAGCAGGTGGACGAGATCCGGGACACGGCCCCCGCCGACCTGCGCCGCGACCTCTCCACCATCCCCTCGCTGCGGCGGGACGCCGTGGGCGGCAAGGGCACGGCCCTGGAGGCCCACCAGGCGTACACCGAGGTCATCTCCAAGCTCCACGACCTCGCCAACGAACTCGCGGACAAGACCCCGCCGCGCGCCGCCGAGGCGGCCCGCACCCCGCTCGCGCTCGGCCGGGCCACCGAACAGGCCTCCGCCACCCGCGGGCTGCTGCTCGCCGCCCTCGCCGTCCCCCGCAAGGAGCCGGCCGCCCCGCAGACCGACCCGTTCACCGGCCTGCCCGTCCAGCCCCAGGACGAGGGCGAGACCAAGGAGGACCGCACCCGTGACGCGCTGAGCGGCGCCGCCCAGCAGGCCCGGGTCGGCGAACTCTCCGCACTGGCCTCCTTCGACCAGTCCGCCGGCGCCACCGCCCGCGACAAGCTGGCCACCACCGTCACCGGACCCGAGGTCAACAGCGCCGAGAAGTACCTCGCCGGGCTCACCGACCGCCCCGAGCTCTCCGAGTCCGACCAGAAGACCAGCAGCAAGAAGCTCCAGGCGGCGCTCTCCGCCCGGATCGACCGGATGCGCGGCGTCGAGTCCGCCCTCGGCACCGCCCAGGTGCAGCGCCTCGGCCAGCTGCGCGACGACGACGTCACGGCGCTCGAACTGCGGATCGCCCTCCTCGGCGGCTGCCTGCTCATCGCCGTCGGCGTCTCCACCGCCGTGGCCCGCACCCTCACCCAGCCGCTCGCCGTCCTGCGCATCGGCGCCGGCCGCCTCGCCGCGGAACCCGAGACCGCCGAACCGGTCCGCTACACCGGCCGCAACGACGAGTTCGCCCAGGTCGTCCGCTCCATCAACGCCCTGCACGGCCGGCTCCACGGACTGCTCCACGAGTTCGGCGGACGGTTCGAGAAGCTGGAGAGCGAGCGCGGCGAACTGATCGCCGGCCGCGAGGCCCTCACCCTCCAGCGTGCGGAACTCCAGGTCCACACCGCCGATCTCGCGGCCCAGCTGGAGAAGCTGAAGAACACCGTCCACCACACCTTCGTCAACCTCTCGCTGCGCACCCTCGGTCTCGTCGAGCGCCAGCTCGGCGTCATCGAGTCGCTGGAGGAGCGCGAGCAGGACCCGGAGCGGCTCGGCACGCTGTTCAAGCTCGACCACATGGCCACCGTCATGCGCCGCCACAGCGAGAACATGCTGGTCCTCGCGGGCGCCGAGCACGGCCACGGGCACCCCGGACCGATCCCGCTGGTCGACGTCCTGCGCGCCGCGGTCAGCGAGATCGAGCGGTACGAGCGGGTCACCATCCAGTCCCTGCCGCCGCACGCCCAGGTCGCCGGGTTCGCCGCCGACGACCTCAGCCACCTCGTCGCCGAACTCCTGGAGAACGCCACCTCGTTCTCCCCGCCGGACTCCCATGTCCAGCTCTCCGGCTGGCTGCTGGAGACCGGTGAGGTGATGCTCTCCGTGCAGGACGAGGGCATCGGCATGTCGTCCGTGCGGATGGGCGAGCTCAACACCCGGCTCGGTGACCCGTCGCTCTTCGAGGCGGGCGAGCAGAGCGCGGACGGGGCCGGTCTCGGCCTCCAGGTGACCTCGCTGCTGGCCGCGCGCCACGGCGTCCGGGTCCAGCTGCGCGAGCAGAAGGGCAGCGGCGTGACCGCCGTCGTCGTGCTGCCGCAGGCCCTGCTGCCGAAGGCGCCCCCGGCCGCCACCCCGCCGCCGGTCACGGCCCCCGGCGACGCGCCGACGCTGAACCTCCCCGGTTCGGTCGCCGAGGCCAACTCCAACGCCCTGCCGCGCCGCACCCTCGCGCTGCCCGGCGACCCGCTGATCGCGGCGGCCGAGCAGACCATCGCCGAGGCCGGCCCGGCAACCGTCCCCGCGGCCGCTGCCGAGGTCCGCACCCCGGCCGTCCCGGTGCCCGACCACGCGCCCCCGGTCGCGCCGGAGCCGGAGCCGGAGACACGGTCCGCGCAGGCGTCCGCGCCGGACCCCGCGTCCTTCGTGCCCGCCGAGAGCGAGGCCGAGACCACGATGCAGGTCCGGCTCCCGCGTGTGCCCGAGTTCGACGACGTACCCGAGTTCACGCACGCCCCCGCCTTCGGGGACGGCCCGGAGCCCGCCACCGCCGACGGGCCGTACGCCATCGGTCCCGACCGCCACGAGCGCACCGCGGACGAGGGCACCGGCCGGCCCGCCGCCCCGGCCCCCGTGCCCGCCCCGGAGCCGGCCGCCCCCGCGAGCCCCGTGGCCGACGCCCTGCCCGGGCCGCGCCACGCCGAGCCCGAGCGGACCACCGACAAGGGACTGCCCAAGCGCACCCCCCGGGTCGTCAAGCCCGCGGCCGCCCCCACGGCCGAACGCAAGGGCAGCGTGGACAAGGAGGCCCTGCGCCGCCGGCTCGGCGGCTTCCACCAGGGCGCGAAGAACGGCCGCAGGGACGTCGAGGCGGAGATCGCCGAGGCCACCGCCCCGGCCACCGGCACCACACGTACCGAGCACACTGAGCCGGCCGGCCGTACCGATGGCCGTACCGGGGAGACGGGGGACACAGTCGAGGAGGCACGCAGTTGA
- a CDS encoding FAD-binding oxidoreductase: protein MRKILIVGAGQSGLQLALGLQSRGYEVTLMSNRTADEIRSGRVMSTQCMFHTALQHERDYQLNFWESQAPRIEGLGVSVAAPDSSRAIDWVGKLDGFAQSVDQRVKMAGWMETFAQRGGQLVIHGAAVSDLDYFSRTYDLVMVSAGKGELVSMFGRDASRSPYDAPQRALAVAYVHGMGPRPEHPEFDAVRCNLVPGVGELFVMPTLTTSGRADILFWEGVPGGPLDAFQGIKDPSEHLAKTLELMERFTPWEYARATKVELTDANGTLAGRYAPTVRKPIGRLPGGGLVLGVADVVVANDPITGQGSNSASKCANAYLDSIIEHGDRAFDETWMQSTFDRYWDTAQHVTKWTNAMLGAPPEHVLNLIGAAGQLQPVADRFANGFNNPADFENFFYEPEKTNAYLASVAGPAS from the coding sequence ATGCGGAAGATACTCATAGTCGGAGCCGGCCAGTCCGGTCTCCAGCTCGCCCTCGGACTGCAGTCCAGAGGCTACGAAGTCACCCTCATGTCCAACCGCACGGCGGACGAGATCCGCTCCGGCCGGGTCATGTCCACGCAGTGCATGTTCCACACGGCGCTCCAGCACGAGCGGGACTACCAGCTCAACTTCTGGGAGTCCCAGGCCCCGCGCATCGAGGGCCTCGGCGTCTCGGTCGCCGCGCCCGACTCCTCGCGCGCCATCGACTGGGTCGGCAAGCTGGACGGCTTCGCCCAGTCCGTGGACCAGCGCGTCAAGATGGCCGGCTGGATGGAGACGTTCGCCCAGCGCGGCGGACAGCTCGTCATCCACGGCGCGGCCGTGTCCGACCTGGACTACTTCTCCCGCACCTACGACCTGGTGATGGTCTCGGCCGGCAAGGGCGAGCTCGTCTCCATGTTCGGCCGGGACGCCTCCCGTTCGCCGTACGACGCCCCGCAGCGCGCGCTGGCCGTGGCGTACGTCCACGGCATGGGCCCGCGTCCGGAGCACCCCGAGTTCGACGCGGTCCGCTGCAACCTGGTCCCGGGCGTCGGCGAGCTCTTCGTGATGCCGACCCTGACCACCTCGGGCCGCGCCGACATCCTGTTCTGGGAGGGCGTCCCGGGCGGACCGCTCGACGCCTTCCAGGGCATCAAGGACCCGTCGGAGCACCTCGCCAAGACGCTGGAGCTCATGGAGCGGTTCACCCCGTGGGAGTACGCGCGCGCCACCAAGGTCGAGCTGACCGACGCCAACGGCACCCTGGCGGGCCGTTACGCCCCGACCGTCCGCAAGCCGATCGGCCGGCTGCCCGGCGGCGGCCTGGTGCTCGGCGTGGCGGACGTGGTCGTCGCCAACGACCCGATCACCGGCCAGGGCTCCAACTCGGCCTCCAAGTGTGCGAACGCCTACCTGGACTCGATCATCGAGCACGGCGACCGCGCCTTCGACGAGACGTGGATGCAGTCCACGTTCGACCGCTACTGGGACACCGCCCAGCACGTCACGAAGTGGACGAACGCGATGCTCGGCGCCCCGCCGGAGCACGTGCTGAACCTGATCGGCGCCGCCGGCCAGCTCCAGCCCGTCGCCGACCGCTTCGCGAACGGGTTCAACAACCCGGCGGACTTCGAGAACTTCTTCTACGAGCCGGAGAAGACGAACGCGTACCTCGCCTCGGTCGCGGGCCCGGCTTCCTGA
- a CDS encoding DUF742 domain-containing protein produces the protein MTHAAAEPARRLPVRGADKRPARVRPYSLTGGRTRFGHVLLVETFVAALEAPDERRELTNGNLASRVMPELQAIVELCRRMRTVAEISALLKMPLGVVRVLLSDLADQGKIRVYGTGHGTGQPDRALLERVLNGLRRL, from the coding sequence GTGACCCACGCCGCCGCCGAACCCGCCCGCAGGCTCCCCGTGCGCGGCGCCGACAAACGGCCCGCACGCGTCCGCCCGTACTCGCTCACCGGCGGCCGCACCCGCTTCGGGCACGTGCTGCTCGTCGAGACGTTCGTGGCCGCGCTCGAAGCCCCGGACGAGCGACGCGAACTGACCAACGGAAACCTGGCCTCGCGTGTGATGCCGGAGCTCCAGGCCATCGTCGAGCTCTGCCGGCGGATGCGTACCGTCGCGGAGATCTCCGCACTCCTGAAGATGCCGCTCGGCGTGGTCAGGGTGCTGCTCAGCGACTTGGCCGACCAGGGAAAGATCCGCGTGTACGGAACCGGTCACGGCACCGGCCAGCCCGACCGCGCGCTGCTCGAAAGGGTGCTCAATGGACTCCGTCGTCTCTGA
- a CDS encoding polysaccharide deacetylase family protein, translating into METTAPGSARGDAGSDAKGSFGPVDCREAKCIALTFDAGPAEDTPHLLDILKKEKVHATFFLLGKNHVKKHPETVRRIEAEGHEVANHTWSHEILTDKKPAEIRAELEKTQDAIEAITGKKPRLMRPPQGRTDDTVSGISKDLGLSQILWSATAKDYSTTDSALIKKRILDQASRDGIILLHDIYKGSVPAVPGIIHELKKRGYTFVTVPQLMAPAEPVPGTIYRP; encoded by the coding sequence ATGGAGACCACGGCCCCCGGATCCGCCCGCGGCGACGCCGGCTCCGACGCCAAGGGCTCGTTCGGCCCGGTGGACTGCCGCGAGGCCAAGTGCATCGCCCTGACCTTCGACGCGGGCCCGGCCGAGGACACCCCCCATCTGCTGGACATCCTCAAGAAGGAGAAGGTCCACGCGACCTTCTTCCTGCTGGGCAAGAACCATGTGAAGAAGCACCCCGAGACCGTCCGCCGCATCGAGGCCGAAGGGCACGAGGTGGCCAACCACACCTGGTCGCACGAGATCCTGACGGACAAGAAGCCCGCCGAGATACGCGCCGAGCTGGAGAAGACGCAGGACGCGATCGAGGCGATCACCGGCAAGAAGCCGCGGCTGATGCGCCCGCCGCAGGGCCGGACCGACGACACCGTCTCCGGGATCAGCAAGGACCTCGGCCTGTCGCAGATCCTGTGGAGCGCCACCGCCAAGGACTACTCGACGACCGACTCCGCGCTGATCAAGAAGCGGATACTCGACCAGGCGAGCAGGGACGGCATCATCCTGCTGCACGACATCTACAAGGGCTCGGTCCCCGCCGTGCCGGGCATCATCCACGAGCTGAAGAAGCGCGGCTACACCTTCGTGACCGTGCCCCAGCTGATGGCCCCCGCCGAGCCGGTCCCCGGGACCATCTACCGCCCCTGA
- a CDS encoding MarR family transcriptional regulator: MHGSESGSEPGASGGSGVDHEFLALELELAVFLRRARANSGEMAREVHPELEAAAYGLFVRLESAGRQRATDLASYFGVGKATMSRQLRALETLGLVAREPDPADGRAFLVHLTDEGLARFRSVRDARRDRYVRKLADWDRAEVADLARLLHQLNARAED, from the coding sequence GTGCACGGGAGCGAAAGCGGGAGTGAACCCGGCGCAAGCGGAGGAAGTGGTGTGGACCACGAATTTCTGGCCCTGGAGCTGGAGTTGGCGGTTTTCCTGCGCCGTGCCCGGGCGAACTCCGGCGAGATGGCGCGCGAGGTCCACCCCGAACTGGAGGCCGCGGCCTACGGGCTGTTCGTGCGGCTCGAATCGGCCGGCCGGCAGCGGGCCACCGACCTCGCCTCCTACTTCGGTGTCGGCAAGGCCACCATGAGCCGTCAACTGCGTGCTCTGGAAACGCTCGGACTGGTGGCGCGCGAGCCCGACCCGGCCGACGGCCGGGCCTTCCTCGTCCACCTCACCGACGAGGGCCTCGCCCGCTTCCGCAGCGTCCGCGACGCCCGCCGCGACCGCTACGTGCGCAAGCTCGCAGACTGGGACCGCGCCGAAGTGGCGGATCTGGCCCGGCTGCTGCACCAGCTGAACGCCCGCGCCGAGGACTGA
- a CDS encoding NlpC/P60 family protein, producing the protein MAGRLLRSFGTAALAAVVVASPAAAVAAPSPGPSDPAAPAAGPEAAPEAAPGTVAGLLTRLQGLYQQAEEATETYNGTAAELKKRTAQAKKLDASLVAARLSLARSHDAAGRLAREQYQGRSDFSAYLQLLLIRDPEHALDQGQVIQRLAAGRAATVKRLTGAEKRADELAKESRKVLDRQQVLAARQKKERDAVRTKLRDVETLLATLSADRLAEVSRLEQEGTDQAQKALVASGALSSARPATAEGGEAVRYAIEQIGKPYVWGAEGPDSFDCSGLTSQAWASAGRTIPRTSQEQWRQLRKVELSALRPGDLVIYFPKATHVALYIGNGLVVQAPRPGARVKVSPLAANPLLGAVRPDPESTPLTTYTPPELPEGASEGADEGYGESSVPDA; encoded by the coding sequence GTGGCGGGCAGGCTCCTGCGCTCCTTCGGCACGGCGGCGCTCGCCGCCGTCGTCGTGGCCTCACCGGCCGCCGCCGTCGCGGCCCCCTCGCCGGGCCCCTCGGACCCCGCCGCCCCGGCGGCCGGACCCGAGGCGGCTCCCGAGGCCGCGCCCGGTACCGTCGCCGGGCTGCTGACCCGGCTCCAGGGGCTCTACCAGCAGGCCGAGGAGGCCACCGAGACGTACAACGGGACGGCGGCCGAGCTGAAGAAGCGGACCGCCCAGGCGAAGAAGCTGGACGCCTCGCTCGTCGCCGCCCGACTCTCGCTGGCCCGCAGCCACGACGCCGCCGGCCGGCTGGCCCGTGAGCAGTACCAGGGCCGGTCCGACTTCTCCGCGTACCTCCAGCTGCTGCTGATCCGCGACCCCGAGCACGCCCTGGACCAGGGGCAGGTCATCCAGCGGCTGGCCGCCGGGCGGGCCGCGACGGTGAAGCGGCTCACCGGCGCCGAGAAGCGGGCCGACGAGCTGGCGAAGGAATCCCGCAAGGTGCTCGACAGGCAACAGGTGCTGGCCGCCCGGCAGAAGAAGGAACGCGACGCCGTCCGGACGAAGCTGAGGGACGTCGAGACCCTGCTCGCCACGCTCTCCGCCGACCGGCTCGCCGAGGTCTCCCGCCTCGAACAGGAGGGCACGGACCAGGCCCAGAAGGCTTTGGTCGCCTCCGGTGCGCTGTCCTCGGCCCGGCCGGCGACGGCGGAGGGCGGCGAGGCCGTCCGGTACGCGATCGAACAGATCGGCAAGCCGTACGTGTGGGGCGCGGAGGGCCCCGACTCGTTCGACTGCTCGGGGCTCACCTCGCAGGCCTGGGCGAGCGCCGGGCGCACCATCCCCCGGACCTCGCAGGAGCAGTGGCGGCAGCTGCGGAAGGTGGAGCTGAGCGCGCTTCGCCCGGGAGACCTGGTGATCTACTTCCCGAAGGCGACCCATGTGGCGCTCTACATCGGCAACGGCCTGGTGGTGCAGGCCCCGCGGCCCGGGGCGCGGGTGAAGGTCTCACCGCTGGCGGCGAATCCGCTGCTGGGCGCGGTGCGGCCGGATCCGGAGAGCACTCCGCTGACCACGTACACGCCACCGGAACTCCCCGAGGGGGCATCCGAGGGCGCGGACGAGGGGTACGGGGAGTCCTCCGTGCCCGACGCGTAG